The sequence below is a genomic window from Nitrobacter winogradskyi Nb-255.
TATCGCGCGAATGGGTTTGAGCCTGATCCCACAGAGATGCCGGATCGTCTGTCGGTCGTACTGAGGTTTTCTGCCCAGAACGAGGGAGACGACATTGATGCGTTATTGAACAAGGGGGTGCTGCCAGGGCTCGAACGGATGACGACGAAGCCGGAAACTGAGAGTCATCAGCATGGGCCGGCTGACATTGATGGAGATACCGGTATAGAACGTGCGAAGTTGGACGATCGTGATCTGCGAAAGCAACTAAAGGCCCAGCAACGAGAAGCGCGGAAGTTGCTGGAGGGGCAGAGTCAAGGAGACGATCGCCAGCAACTCAAAGGACAAGGCCAGGGTGATGTTTTGGAAGGTGGATTTCTCTTGGCCATGAGTGAGGATTACGATGTCGAGGAGGCGGAAAAGCGTGCGCATCCTTACCATCAGGTGCTAGATGCTTTACGGCTTTTGCTGAATGAAGGCATGACGAAGAAGCGTGCCGACCGATCAGTTGAGCAGGAACGTGTTCTTAGCTGGACGCGTGAGCGTTTTAATCTCGACGAAGACGAGACGATCATGGTGTCTGAGCTTCCTTGTTCTGATCCTGGTTGTCCCCCAGTGGAGACGCATGTCGTGTTCTGGACACAATCTGGCCGACAGCATTTCAAGGTGTATAAGCCACTTGCGGAGGTCGCAGCAGACGACCTGCTGGATTGGCGAGCGTGAGAGGAATGTCCCATGTGTGACGGAGGCAAATTCTATGTATGACGTATTCCTGTTCGCGGTTCTGCCATACTTGGCGATCGTGGTGGCGGTTCTGGGTGGTGTTCATCGGTATCGGACGAATCGCTTCTCGTATTCGACGTTGTCTTCGCAGCTCTTGGAGAATCGCCGTTTGTTCTGGGGATCTGTACCTTGGCATTACGGTATTGTGGTTGTCTTGTTAGCCCATATGATCGGGTTCCTTGTTCCCGGTATGTGGTCCGCCCTGACATCGACTCCCACGGCACTTTACACGGTTGAGTTGATAGGTTTTGCATTTGGTTTTGCTGCCTTGATAGGCCTATGCGTGTTGATAGTGCGTCGATTTACGACTGAGCGAATTCTTGCTGTAACCAGCCCGATGGATGGCATACTGCTAGTTGCGTTGCTCGTTCAGGTTGCGCTTGGTTTTTGGGTTTCGCTGGCTTACAGGTGGGGTGCTGACTGGTATATCGATACGGCTGTGCCTTGGTTGATTTCTTTGGTGTCGCTAAACCCACAGACCCATTATGTGTCAGCTTTGCCCTTTCCAGTTAAGGCGCACATGCTCACGGGGTTCCTTGTAATTGCACTGTTCCCATTTTCTCGGTTGGTGCATTTGATCATGTTCCCGTTCTGGTACCTGTGGCGCCCCTATCAGATCCAGATCAGAAATACTGTGAGGTCCGCGCATTAGCTACTTGGCGAAGTAGTGAGGAATTGTTAAGGTGTTATTCTCGCCGGCGAGTTGCACTCGCCGGCGAGAATTATAAGTAGTTAACGCGCGGGTCGAGAATGATCGGACGAGCGCAACTGTAGAGTTGTCCATAGCGGCTGGTAGTCTTGCTAGGTCGACAATCTAGGTAGATAACCTGTTTTCTTAGAAGTAACGCAAGCTAAATAGCTATTTTCTTCGTAGGAGCTACCGGTGGAACAATCAGCTGGCAAGGTCGAGACGTCGGGCGAACCGCAGGGCAACGCGCGCGTGCTGTGGATATCGACCATAGCGTTTTCGCTAGGGTTCGCTATATGGGGAATGTTCTCGGCCCTCGCACCGTTTCTGATAGAGTGGTACCATTTTACAAGTACGCAGGTGCTTGTGTTGGCCGCTATGGAGCCGCTTTTTGCAGCTGCAATCAGCATTCCACTCGGTATTTGGACGGACAAGTTCGGCGGACGAACGGTGTTTACGATTCTGCTGGTTTTGCTTTCAGTGGTTTTAATCTTGGGAACTTTTGCAGAGGGTTATTATTCCTTCTTGTTCCTTGGGTCGATGCTGGGGCTCGGTGGAGCAACCTTCGTGGTAGGTAACGCGCATGTTTCCTCGTGGTATCCGAAGTCTAAGCAGGGTACTGCCTTGGGGTTGTTTGCCTTGGGTAATATAGGGATTACCTTTGGCATGATGGCTGTCACCTTCGTCATTACAAGCGTTGCTGACCAGAGCGACCCTGAAGGTTGGCGTATTATATTTCCGATCTTTGCCATTCCCACGTTGTTTATGGCGGCGATCTATATGTTCTTTACTTCTGATCCGCCAAACAGGAAGCTTAAGAATACGTCGACGCGAGAAATTTGGGCTGTCTATCGGTCGGGTGTCGTTGTATGGCTGGTGCCAGGTCTCTATTGGGTGGCTTTTGGTACTTTGGTTTTCTTTGCGTCTACGATGCCGACTTATTTGGTCGATCATTGGCACGTTGACGCTACCTCGGCGGTGGCGTTTTACACCCCCGTGTTGGTGGTTTGCGTAGCAGTTACCCGACCGCTCGGTGGCTGGGCAGCTGACCGATACGACGTGCTGACGCTTCTAAGTTGGATGTTTGGCGCTATGTCGGTTCTCGCGGTGCTGATGGCGTTGCAATTGTCTTTCAGCTTGGAGCTTGTAGCGATCTACGGGTTGGCGTTGTTGTCAGGTGCCGCTGCGGCTGCGGTGATCAAGCTGATCCCGATCTATTTTGAGCACGTTGGTGCGGTTAGCGGGTTGGCGAAGGCGGCTGGTGCTGCTTGTGGTTTCACGATGACCGCTGTGCTAGCTGCTAGCAATTTCCTGGTGGGGGGATACACGCTCGGTTTTATCGTCTGGGCATTAATGAACATGGCAGCTTTTTATGTGTCGTTCTCTCGAGTGGGCTTTAGAGATGTCAAGCCCATTGGCGCTCCAGTAGCTGAAGCCGTACCTGCTCATTGATTGCCGTCAGGTCTCGGACATTTGATCGTCAGATTGAGCATTGTCACCGCCCCTAATGAGGGTGGTGACATATTGCGGTGCAGAGCGTAGGGATTAGTAGGTCTCGTGCAGCCGATCGACTCATCTAAACGTCGCTTCCGGCTTAGCATGCCCGGAGCTCGGCGTCTTTCACCAGCTTATTTTGCATTGGTGATGGCTACTGGGATTGTTTCGATCGCCTCAGAGAAAGCGGGTTTTCATGCGATTGCCGTTGCGCTTCTATGGTTGAACGCGACGCAGTTTGTGGTCCTTTGGATTCTCACGTCGTGGCGACTTATACGCTACCGACGAGCTCTGATTGTTGATTTGACAGACCACCGATCGGCGCCAGGATTCCTTTCTGCGGTAGCCGCTACTGGCGTGATGGCAAACCAGTTCATACTTGCGGGCGCATTGGACATTGCCCTAGGACTTTGGATCTTCGGTATCCTCCTTTGGGTCATCCTAACTTATACAATTTTCGCTAACCTGACGATCATGGAAGCCAAGCCGACCATCGATCAGGGGATCACCGGGGCTTGGTTACTTGCAGTTGTCTCGACCCAGTCGATCTCTCTCCTGAGCGCACTTCTCGCGCGGCATATCCATCAACCCCTCCGGCTGGACGTCAATTTTCTTGCGCTTTCGATGCTGCTGTGGGGCGGCATGTTGTATATCTCGATCATTTCGTTGATTTTCTATCGCTATATGTTTTTTAAGTTTTCGCCAGCCGACTTTGTTCCCTCGTACTGGATCAACATGGGTGCGATGGCAATTTCAACGCTTGCCGGGTCTCTCTTGATTGAGAATGCGGCGGACGCATGGTTTCTTGAAGAACTGCTTCCCTTTCTCAAGGGGTTTACGATCTTCTTCTGGGCTGCTGGGACGTGGTGGATACCGCTTCTTATAATCTTGTTCGTCTGGCGTCATTTTTATCGGCGATTTCCCCTAAGGTACGATCCGGCCTATTGGAGTGCGGTTTTTCCATTGGGAATGTATACCGTCTGCACTTATGAGATGGCCGGAGCCATGCGATTGGAGTTTCTACGTCCGATCGCGGATGTGTTCGTCTATGTGGCTCTGTTGGCTTGGACGGCAGCTTTCATTGGTCTCGTCAAGAAGCTCGCTGGCAATCTGATTCCTGCACCCAGTTCTCGCTGAGGACCAATGAGGTGTTTAGTTTCGGCATTTGATGGATTGGATTGTTGATGAGTCGATCTGGCTCTTACGTCCTTTGGTTGCAAATGAACTCATAGGACTTGAGGCCCTTGAGACGGCGCCCGAATTTTAGGTGTCAATGGTCGTCGAAGAAACCGTTGCAGTTAGTTGAGCGGGGCCCTGGTATTGGAAGTGTTTGAGAGTTGTTGAAGTGGACGTAGCCGATCGGATAGCGCTCGAACTTCCGCCCCGGCGCCTTGTCGCACTCCACGTTCGAACAGTCGGGATATGCGACGACGCTGTAGACAGCAATGCAGTGACGAGCAAGTCGAATGCGGGATCTTCGGCTGAAGCGCATAGAGGCAGTCGTCGAGCGGCAGCAGGGTAGTGTGTACTTGCGGAAGGCGACGATGGTCGCCTCCGCTCGATCCGAAAGCGACGACGAATGCGGCTCCTTCGATCTGGTCGGCAGATCGGCAATTGAGCCGCGCGCTTCGTCCACTTCGCCATAGTCTTGTGGTCGATGCCGTAGCGCCTTGCCAAAGTCTTCAGGCTCTCTTGACTATGTTGTATCGCTTGACGGATCTGGCTTCTGTCGTCGTGGCGCTCCAGTGACGATGGTTTACCTCTCTATTTATGCGAGAGACCCACCATTAAACCCGATCGTCGCGTGTGGCTTACAGTCACCTATGTCAAATCAGTACCGATAGGGCTTTGGTTTGAAGTTTGTGGAGTTGAGGCGAGGCTTAGTATCGCATCCCAAGAGGGGCAAGGGTGAAAGGTATTCTGTTGTTCTCTAAAGCGACTTCTATTCCGCGCAGGAATGCGTGCTGAATTCATATCATCCGAGGAAGGCCAATCGAATTGGAGATGAGTTGGCTTCTGCACTCATAAAAATCAGGAAATGTGAGGCGCAGCCCTTTCCAAAGCGAAGGTGGATTGGTACATACTGCTTTGTAGTAGGGTGTTCACCCGAGTTGTCCTCTCAGTCATTCACGGGACGAGAATTGATCGGCGCTTAAGTGTCGACTGTTCGCTGCCGAGCATGATCTGAAAGGCGAACATAAGCTTAACGCGGGGTGTGTCCGTCGTCAGATGAATTGAGACTGTTCCGGGGTCACGGGAACGGAGGTTCTGGCTCATCTGGGTTTGAGGTTAGGCGGCCTGCAGGTGATGCTGCAAGCGTCTTTGGTGGATGGTCTGGCGTTTGATCCTTTCGCGTTCGGTGAGGATGGTCTGCCCGCGGCCGAAGTAGACGTCAGCGGGCGTGAGATTATCGATGCTCTCGTGATAGCGGCCGTGATTGTAGTGCTCGACGAAGGCCGCGACCTGCCGTTCAAGGTCGCCGGGCAGATAGTAGTTTTCCAGCAGGATGCGGTTCTTCAGGGTCTGATGCCAGCGCTCGATCTTGCCCTGCGTCTGGGGATGATACGGCGCGCCGCGAACGTGTTTCATGCCCTTGCCGTCGAGCCAGGTAGCGAGTTCGGCCGAGATGTATGAGGCGCCGTTGTCGCTCAACAGCCTCGGCCGATGCGCGACCGTGATCTGGTCGAGCCCCGATGCCGCCAGAGCCAGATCGAGCGTGGCGGTGACGTCATCCGCCCGCATCGTGGCGCAGAGCTTCCAGGCGACGATGAAGCGGGAGAAGTCGTCGAGCACGGTCGAGAGATAATACCAGCCCCAACCCGTGATCTTCAGGTAGGTGAAGTCGGTTTGCCAGAGCTGGTTGGGCGCTGTCGTCTTGTCCTTGAACTCAGACGCCGCCTTGATGACGATATAGGCTGGGCTGGTGATGAGATCATGAGCCTTCAGCAGCCGATATACCGACGCCTCCGAGACAAAGTAGCGCTTCTCGTCGGTGAAGCGCACCGCCAGCTCGCGCGGGCTCAGCTCCGTTTCGCGCAGCGCCAGCTCGACGATCTCGGCCCGGATTGGGTCAGGAATCCGGTTCCAGACACGATCCGGCCGCGAGCGATGATCGGCCAGAGCCTCGATCCCACCGGTGAGATAGCGATCGTACCAGCGATAGAACGTGGCGCGCGGGATGCCGAGCTTGTCCAGGGTTCGCCGTGCCGGCAGATGCTAGGCCTCGACCAGGCGAATGATCTCGGCCTTTTCGGATGCAGGATACCTCATGTGTCGTCCTCCCCATCCGCGAGCATGCTTTTTTTCAGCAGGCGGTTTTCCAGGGTGAGATCGGCCACGGCCTCCTTCAGGGCCTGCGCCTCACGGCGCAGCTCTTTCACCTCGTCCGACGTCGCGGCGCGGGCCGTGTCACCAGCGAGACGGCGCTTGCCGGCGTCGAGGAACTCCTTCGACCAGCCGTAATACATCGACGAGGCGATCCCCTCGCGCCGACACAGCTCGGCGATGCTCTCCTCGCCGCGCACGCCTTCCAGCACGATGCGGATCTTCTCTTCAGCCGAGAACTGCCGGCGCGTTGCCCGGCGGATGTCCTTCACGACCTGCTCTGCCGGTGCTTTCTCCGGCCCGGATTTCTGTCTCATCTGCGCTCCAAATTGGCTGCGATGATCCAGAAATCCTCCCTTCCCGAAAACCCCTAAACTGTCTCAAGAGCCCTGACGGCGGACAAACGCCGCTACGAACTTGTCTTTCTGCGCCTGTTCAGCCATTCCGCCCCGCCTCGTTTCTTTTCGCCGGAGCGTGGCGCTTTCGCGCTCTGCTCCGATTCAATTGCCTTCAGTCGCTCATATTCCTCCACCGCCAGAACCACGACGACAGCCCGGCCGTGCTTTTCGACCGTTACGGGCTCTGCCCGCGCCGTGTCGATCAGCTTTCCGAAGCCATACTTCGCTTCGCGAGCGGAGACTGATTTCACCGACATGCCTCTTTTCAGGTTGCTCATTTGTGGCCATTATGGCCGCAAACGTCAATCGATAATCCCTGATGAGGCGCCGATGACTCAATCCCGTTTCCGCTGGGTGACTGTGCAGCGCGCGCTGGATTTGCTTGTCGCAGAGTTCACGAACGCAAGGGCGATTTCGTTCATTGAGGAGATCGGCTGCGGGCCAGAAGTTGACAGGCTCTCGTCGGCCGAGCGAACAACACCGAAACTCAGAAATTTGATCTCGCGAGCGTGTCGAGAAGAGCCGCAGCGAATGGACACGGAGGGTTCGCCCCTTACAGATCGTGTGGTTCGTGAAGCAGCGTCCTATGTTCCTGCGCCAGAATCGGTGACGCCTTGGAATAACGAGCCACCGACGTTTTCCACGCCGGTTGCCGCCTTTCTGAATTCCTTAGCTGTTGACGGTTGGGGGGTGGAGCAGCGCCAGTTAATGCCCCACACGGCGGTCCCTATTGTCGAGCCCCGTTCTCGGTTGCGGCAGGTCCTTCAGGATAGTTCCGCGACCGAAGCATTGCGGCGCCTGGATCAGTTGGAAAAGGGCCTAGATGAAGGGCATTGGGAATCGGCAAATAGCGATGTCCGCGGATTTCTGAACGCCGTATTCGACACGATTGCTGAACGCCATCCACAGACGCGCGATCAAGGCTTGAAAGAAGGCGCCGCAAGAGCCCGGCTGCAGGACGTTGGCTTTTTCAAGCCAGATGCTCGGGACTCGAAGAAATCCTATGAAGGTAAGTTCGTGCAAGCACTGGCCGAACTTTTAGGCTCTGACGGCGCACACACGGGCGCAAGCGACGGCGATTCTGCCGTGTTTCGCTATGCGATTGCGATAGTCACAGCGGACTACTTCGTCGCGCGTGCCAGAAAGATTTGATCGAAAATGAAGGTGTTTATCGCCAATTTTGGCCGCGAGAACTATGAATGGCCGGTCTGCCAGACGCGCGGCACCATCGCGACCATGAATGAGGTTTCGGCCCAAGCCTATTGGGAGTCCGGCGACCGCGAG
It includes:
- a CDS encoding tellurite resistance/C4-dicarboxylate transporter family protein → MQPIDSSKRRFRLSMPGARRLSPAYFALVMATGIVSIASEKAGFHAIAVALLWLNATQFVVLWILTSWRLIRYRRALIVDLTDHRSAPGFLSAVAATGVMANQFILAGALDIALGLWIFGILLWVILTYTIFANLTIMEAKPTIDQGITGAWLLAVVSTQSISLLSALLARHIHQPLRLDVNFLALSMLLWGGMLYISIISLIFYRYMFFKFSPADFVPSYWINMGAMAISTLAGSLLIENAADAWFLEELLPFLKGFTIFFWAAGTWWIPLLIILFVWRHFYRRFPLRYDPAYWSAVFPLGMYTVCTYEMAGAMRLEFLRPIADVFVYVALLAWTAAFIGLVKKLAGNLIPAPSSR
- a CDS encoding nitrate reductase molybdenum cofactor assembly chaperone, whose amino-acid sequence is MSRFSHRAEVLYSNRSRVLGLFADILDYPVPGLGEKASECVALIKSVQPQAAALLESFRVFAEETPVGKLQEVYSGFFDLNSICHPYVGYQLFGENYKRSVFLVELKKSYRANGFEPDPTEMPDRLSVVLRFSAQNEGDDIDALLNKGVLPGLERMTTKPETESHQHGPADIDGDTGIERAKLDDRDLRKQLKAQQREARKLLEGQSQGDDRQQLKGQGQGDVLEGGFLLAMSEDYDVEEAEKRAHPYHQVLDALRLLLNEGMTKKRADRSVEQERVLSWTRERFNLDEDETIMVSELPCSDPGCPPVETHVVFWTQSGRQHFKVYKPLAEVAADDLLDWRA
- a CDS encoding MFS transporter; translation: MEQSAGKVETSGEPQGNARVLWISTIAFSLGFAIWGMFSALAPFLIEWYHFTSTQVLVLAAMEPLFAAAISIPLGIWTDKFGGRTVFTILLVLLSVVLILGTFAEGYYSFLFLGSMLGLGGATFVVGNAHVSSWYPKSKQGTALGLFALGNIGITFGMMAVTFVITSVADQSDPEGWRIIFPIFAIPTLFMAAIYMFFTSDPPNRKLKNTSTREIWAVYRSGVVVWLVPGLYWVAFGTLVFFASTMPTYLVDHWHVDATSAVAFYTPVLVVCVAVTRPLGGWAADRYDVLTLLSWMFGAMSVLAVLMALQLSFSLELVAIYGLALLSGAAAAAVIKLIPIYFEHVGAVSGLAKAAGAACGFTMTAVLAASNFLVGGYTLGFIVWALMNMAAFYVSFSRVGFRDVKPIGAPVAEAVPAH
- a CDS encoding type II toxin-antitoxin system prevent-host-death family antitoxin yields the protein MSVKSVSAREAKYGFGKLIDTARAEPVTVEKHGRAVVVVLAVEEYERLKAIESEQSAKAPRSGEKKRGGAEWLNRRRKTSS
- the narI gene encoding respiratory nitrate reductase subunit gamma, which gives rise to MYDVFLFAVLPYLAIVVAVLGGVHRYRTNRFSYSTLSSQLLENRRLFWGSVPWHYGIVVVLLAHMIGFLVPGMWSALTSTPTALYTVELIGFAFGFAALIGLCVLIVRRFTTERILAVTSPMDGILLVALLVQVALGFWVSLAYRWGADWYIDTAVPWLISLVSLNPQTHYVSALPFPVKAHMLTGFLVIALFPFSRLVHLIMFPFWYLWRPYQIQIRNTVRSAH